The following coding sequences lie in one Deltaproteobacteria bacterium genomic window:
- a CDS encoding ParB/RepB/Spo0J family partition protein yields the protein MTTERKRQALGKGLGALIPGIETTAEQGEFLVVSVEEVFPNSDQPRRAFNRGAMAELAASIREKGILQPLLVHRVPGGYELLAGERRLRAAKLAGLKTVPVILKRYPEDQKLELALIENIQREDLNPLEEAGAYGDLQGRFKYTQEQLAARLGKDRATVANALRLLKLPEFVKEKLAEGSISAGHARALLGVADTGEMRAMLNRILKRGLSVREVERAVRRGRSSPGKVSGSPDVSHETRALERRMEKSLGSKVRLRIGKNGGRIEIICTSAEELDGVIDRILKG from the coding sequence ATGACGACTGAACGGAAGAGACAGGCCCTTGGCAAGGGATTGGGCGCCCTGATTCCAGGCATCGAGACCACCGCGGAGCAGGGGGAGTTTCTCGTTGTTTCCGTTGAGGAGGTCTTTCCAAACTCCGACCAGCCGAGGAGGGCCTTTAACCGGGGAGCAATGGCCGAATTGGCCGCCTCGATCCGGGAAAAGGGAATTCTGCAGCCCCTGTTGGTCCACAGGGTGCCGGGGGGGTATGAGCTGCTTGCGGGTGAGCGGCGCCTGAGGGCCGCGAAGCTCGCCGGCCTGAAAACGGTACCCGTTATTCTAAAGAGGTATCCGGAGGACCAGAAGCTGGAGTTGGCGCTCATCGAGAATATTCAGCGCGAGGACCTGAATCCGCTTGAAGAAGCGGGAGCCTATGGAGATCTGCAGGGGCGTTTCAAATATACTCAGGAACAGTTGGCCGCCCGTCTTGGCAAGGATCGCGCAACGGTGGCAAATGCTCTAAGATTGCTCAAGCTTCCGGAATTCGTAAAGGAAAAGCTGGCCGAAGGTTCCATATCAGCGGGTCATGCCCGTGCCCTGCTGGGGGTTGCGGACACGGGCGAAATGCGGGCCATGCTAAACAGGATACTTAAAAGAGGATTGTCGGTTCGGGAGGTGGAACGGGCCGTAAGAAGAGGGCGATCCTCCCCGGGGAAAGTGTCCGGGAGTCCTGATGTTTCTCACGAAACAAGGGCTCTCGAACGGCGGATGGAAAAAAGCCTGGGCTCGAAGGTTCGCCTCAGGATCGGTAAAAATGGTGGCCGAATCGAGATCATCTGCACCAGCGCCGAGGAACTCGATGGTGTGATCGACAGAATTCTGAAGGGATGA
- a CDS encoding ATP synthase subunit I: protein MFAKFVRKIFFRTLVIILLLSGVFVLMGHRSWARGVALGGAASLVNFLAMAGHIPRHAVKVGPGGQRSAAGRYALRMVIAGAVLFAAASMDRIALWAAIPALFIAQAVLIVGELTGGTDRKNEMETR from the coding sequence ATGTTCGCTAAATTTGTCAGGAAAATTTTTTTCAGGACCCTTGTCATCATACTCCTGTTAAGTGGTGTTTTTGTCCTGATGGGTCACAGGTCCTGGGCCAGAGGGGTTGCCCTGGGTGGGGCCGCGAGCCTGGTAAATTTCCTGGCAATGGCCGGTCATATACCTCGGCACGCCGTGAAGGTGGGACCCGGGGGTCAGCGATCCGCTGCGGGGCGTTACGCTTTGAGGATGGTAATCGCCGGTGCGGTCCTTTTTGCAGCTGCTTCGATGGACAGGATCGCTCTTTGGGCGGCTATACCGGCGTTGTTCATCGCCCAGGCGGTCCTTATCGTCGGGGAGTTGACCGGGGGAACAGACCGGAAGAACGAAATGGAAACCAGGTGA
- the atpB gene encoding F0F1 ATP synthase subunit A: MEDMTYIPTYSFDLFGLHLTVNTATLFNTWVVMAFLIIVAFLATRRLKQIPGPLQRMMEVYVSSMDKLVRDTLETTSRGYLPLIATMFLFLVLCNWLGIIPGLEEPTRDLNTPLSLGIMGFVLTHFAAVREKGIGTYLKEYAEPFFVMAPLNIIGELAKVISISFRLFGNIMGGAIIIIVVSHMVYNLVLPPFLNAFFGLFVGTIQAFVFTMLTITYIAVATK; the protein is encoded by the coding sequence ATGGAAGACATGACCTACATCCCCACATATTCATTTGATCTGTTCGGTCTCCACCTGACGGTTAACACGGCCACACTGTTCAATACGTGGGTCGTCATGGCTTTTCTTATAATCGTTGCTTTTCTGGCAACAAGGAGGCTGAAACAGATCCCGGGTCCCCTCCAACGGATGATGGAGGTTTATGTTTCCAGTATGGACAAGCTTGTCAGGGACACTCTTGAGACCACCAGCCGGGGCTACCTTCCGTTGATCGCGACCATGTTTCTCTTCCTGGTTTTGTGCAACTGGCTTGGGATCATACCGGGCCTTGAAGAACCCACAAGAGACCTGAACACACCGCTGAGCCTTGGAATCATGGGTTTTGTCCTCACCCATTTCGCGGCTGTCAGGGAAAAAGGAATAGGGACCTACCTCAAAGAGTACGCCGAGCCTTTCTTTGTAATGGCCCCGCTGAACATCATCGGAGAACTGGCCAAGGTTATATCCATCTCTTTCCGACTGTTCGGCAATATCATGGGGGGAGCGATCATTATCATCGTGGTTTCCCACATGGTTTACAACCTGGTTTTGCCGCCGTTTCTAAACGCCTTCTTCGGGCTTTTTGTCGGTACCATCCAGGCCTTCGTTTTTACCATGCTTACGATTACGTATATAGCTGTGGCGACTAAATAG
- a CDS encoding polymer-forming cytoskeletal protein, with protein MNGKKEKPNSATRGEIKAFLGEGTDFKGILTFEGTVRVDGKMEGEIFTKDTLIVGESAAINAEIQVHTIVISGVVRGNINATGKVEVHSPGKVFGNIKTPRLFIEEGVIFDGSCVMTQGEANISSIGPLKENSAKSEKSAALKTD; from the coding sequence ATGAACGGAAAGAAGGAAAAGCCCAACAGCGCGACAAGGGGTGAGATCAAAGCCTTCCTGGGGGAAGGAACTGATTTCAAAGGCATCCTCACTTTCGAGGGGACCGTCCGGGTGGACGGGAAGATGGAGGGGGAGATCTTTACGAAAGACACCCTGATCGTGGGCGAAAGCGCCGCCATTAACGCCGAGATCCAAGTGCATACCATCGTAATAAGCGGCGTGGTTAGGGGGAACATCAACGCAACCGGAAAGGTGGAGGTACATAGCCCGGGAAAGGTCTTCGGCAACATCAAGACCCCCAGACTCTTCATTGAAGAAGGGGTAATCTTTGACGGAAGCTGTGTCATGACCCAAGGGGAGGCCAACATTTCTTCCATCGGTCCCCTGAAGGAAAACAGCGCCAAAAGTGAAAAATCGGCAGCGCTAAAAACCGATTGA